From one Rosa rugosa chromosome 4, drRosRugo1.1, whole genome shotgun sequence genomic stretch:
- the LOC133706686 gene encoding uncharacterized protein LOC133706686, whose translation MPKAEKVGGDLRGCLAYFTDYCLLGNEALFCIITSIEGIPEQQGDKTCGFWIMHYMKDIVEDKNQEWSAKWDRKGSNMYTQNDIDKVRAEWAQYVAQFQES comes from the exons ATGCCCAAG GCTGAGAAGGTTGGTGGGGATTTGAGGGGGTGCTTAGCCTACTTTACAG ACTACTGTCTTCTGGGCAATGAAGCACTGTTCTGCATAATTACAAGTATAGAG GGCATTCCGGAGCAGCAAGGTGATAAAACCTGTGGGTTTTGGATTATGCATTACATGAAGGACATAGTGGAGGACAAGAACCAAGAGTGGAGTGCTAAG TGGGACAGAAAGGGAAGCAATATGTACACACAAAATGATATTGATAAGGTTCGGGCCGAGTGGGCACAATATGTTGCCCAATTTCAAGAAAGCTAG
- the LOC133744279 gene encoding uncharacterized protein LOC133744279: MGHITGIIKARVNEKAEDYMKWEVADGLVLSISCKVMTDEVIQLIIGLLRMSLYEERGFERQARVFAIGQGGTGVEGTISVYSYLARVLFDTGASQSFISSSVVDVLGLIAMPLTRSLCVTSPLGVSLELDMFCDDCPIGICSREFSASLIVIPDHTYDVILGMDWLSQNHAVIDCFRMIVSFRVPG, encoded by the exons ATGGGCCATATCACTGGTATTATCAAGGCACGGGTGAATGAGAAGGCTGAAGATTATATGAAGTGGGAAGTTGCTGATGGACTTGTACTATCAATTTCGTGCAAGGTCATGACTGATGAGGTGATCCAATTGATCATTGG CTTGCTTCGTATGTCGTTGTATGAGGAGAGGGGTTTCGAACGTCAGGCTAGAGTCTTCGCCATTGGACAGGGAGGCACCGGGGTGGAAGGTACTATATCTGTTTATAGCTATCTTGCTAGAGTACTGTTTGATACTGGAGCTTCCCAAtctttcatatctagttctGTGGTAGATGTGTTGGGTTTGATTGCCATGCCTCTTACTAGATCTTTATGTGTTACATCACCTCTCGGTGTATCCCTTGAACTtgatatgttttgtgatgattgccctaTTGGGATATGTAGTAGAGAATTCTCTGCATCTTTGATTGTGATTCCGGATCACACGTATGATGTGATTTTGGGTATGGATTGGTTGAGCCAGAACCATGCAGTGATTGATTGCTTTAGGATGATTGTGTCCTTCCGTGTTCCTGGATAA
- the LOC133706630 gene encoding protein ECERIFERUM 2-like → MVSSTETIHCLKSSMRLSTVVPATVTAQEHKVHELTNMDLAMKLHYIKGIYFFKSDAVEGLTVQDLKKPMFQLLQLYFATSGRIRRSGTGRPFIVCNDGGVRTVEACCDKTIDEWLATAVEDNSVFDDLAYNRALGDPDLGFSALVFVQFTWFKCGGISVGLSWANVLGDAFSASEFLNLWGKIMAGHMPLKSQHMPDPAKYEFPLLVLPKLTPNALKRVDSVGDSWVTPSSCKMKTHTFHVPTDKVDHFLSNQTAKVSAFEVLSAIIWKSLSKSRESPEQSRMVTIVYTNKSLRGMKFLSNGMVWSTVEADFLVAEAEVSELVELILNKRVDENGMINEMMGNNGSGELSSDFIAYGANLTFVNLEEAEIYGLELKGQKPVYANYSINGVGDEGVVLVLPAGPKCGKDRDDVNGDRTVTVVLPENQLAQLKVDLKKNWNIA, encoded by the exons ATGGTGTCATCCACTGAAACCATCCACTGCCTCAAGTCCAGCATGAGGCTGTCTACGGTTGTCCCAGCCACGGTGACCGCCCAAGAGCACAAGGTCCATGAGCTGACCAACATGGACTTGGCTATGAAGCTTCACTACATTAAAGGGATCTACTTTTTCAAAAGTGATGCAGTTGAGGGGCTTACGGTGCAGGACTTAAAGAAGCCTATGTTCCAACTGCTCCAACTCTACTTCGCCACCTCTGGGAGGATCCGGAGATCCGGAACAGGCCGTCCTTTCATTGTGTGTAACGACGGCGGTGTGAGAACTGTGGAGGCATGTTGTGACAAAACCATTGATGAATGGTTGGCCACGGCTGTGGAGGATAATTCTGTGTTTGATGACCTGGCTTATAATCGAGCACTTGGTGATCCTGATCTTGGTTTCTCTGCTTTGGTCTTTGTACAG TTCACATGGTTCAAATGTGGAGGAATATCAGTGGGACTTAGCTGGGCAAATGTTCTTGGAGATGCATTTTCAGCCTCTGAATTCCTCAACCTGTGGGGGAAGATCATGGCGGGTCACATGCCACTTAAGTCTCAGCACATGCCAGATCCTGCAAAATATGAGTTTCCACTTCTAGTACTTCCCAAGCTAACACCAAATGCCCTTAAAAGGGTTGATTCAGTTGGTGATTCATGGGTCACACCAAGCAGCTGCAAAATGAAGACACACACTTTTCATGTTCCTACAGACAAAGTGGACCATTTCCTCTCAAACCAAACAGCTAAGGTCTCAGCTTTTGAAGTACTTTCTGCAATCATATGGAAATCCTTATCCAAGAGTAGGGAAAGCCCAGAACAGTCAAGGATGGTGACTATTGTTTATACAAACAAATCCCTTAGAGGAATGAAATTTCTAAGTAATGGGATGGTGTGGAGCACAGTTGAAGCAGATTTCTTAGTTGCAGAAGCTGAGGTCTCAGAACTAGTGGAGCTGATTTTGAACAAAAGGGTAGATGAGAATGGCATGATTAATGAAATGATGGGGAATAACGGAAGTGGGGAGTTATCTTCAGACTTCATAGCATATGGAGCAAACTTGACATTTGTGAATTTGGAAGAGGCAGAGATTTATGGGCTTGAATTGAAGGGGCAAAAGCCAGTTTATGCAAATTATTCCATTAATGGAGTTGGTGATGAAGGGGTTGTTTTGGTGCTTCCTGCTGGGCCAAAATGTGGTAAGGATAGAGATGATGTTAATGGTGATCGAACTGTGACTGTGGTTTTGCCTGAAAATCAACTTGCACAGCTGAAAGTTGATCTAAAAAAGAATTGGAATATTGCTTGA
- the LOC133745252 gene encoding uncharacterized protein LOC133745252 isoform X1, whose amino-acid sequence MRNDATSDIQFMISLSRMLMATMWILVCTRGMFYLLSMLPNVCVPKACFTYSQSILENSIAPNLCKSKYKIYFYFLTVNIWLTSTSLQLILLVSPLKDSRYYLIDYLTMSFPVSIPARIKSNSGSYPARNSIVLTEGKQKDVLKAAGALFSHICEV is encoded by the exons ATGAGGAATGATGCGACTAGTGATATTCAATTTATGATCTCACTGTCAAG GATGCTAATGGCAACGATGTGGATCTTAGTGTGTACAAGGGGAATGTTCTACTTATTGTCAATGCTTCCAAATG taTGTGTTCCGAAAGCTTGCTTCACCTATTCTCAGTCAATATTGGAAAACTCAATTGCGCCAAATCTTTGTAAGTCAAAATATAAGATCTACTTCTACTTCTTAACAGTTAATATTTGGCTTACTTCTACTTCTTTACAGTTAATCCTTCTTGTTTCTCCTCTAAAGGACAGCAGATACTATTTAATTGATTATCTTACAATGTCCTTTCCAGTTTCCATCCCTGCAAGAATTAAGTCCAATTCAG GTTCTTACCCTGCGAGAAACTCAATT GTTCTTACCGAGGGTAAACAAAAGGATGTACTTAAAGCTGCTGGTGCATTGTTTTCACATATTTGTGAGGTTTAG
- the LOC133745252 gene encoding uncharacterized protein LOC133745252 isoform X3 — protein MRNDATSDIQFMISLSRMLMATMWILVCTRGMFYLLSMLPNVCVPKACFTYSQSILENSIAPNLFSIPARIKSNSGSYPARNSIVLTEGKQKDVLKAAGALFSHICEV, from the exons ATGAGGAATGATGCGACTAGTGATATTCAATTTATGATCTCACTGTCAAG GATGCTAATGGCAACGATGTGGATCTTAGTGTGTACAAGGGGAATGTTCTACTTATTGTCAATGCTTCCAAATG taTGTGTTCCGAAAGCTTGCTTCACCTATTCTCAGTCAATATTGGAAAACTCAATTGCGCCAAATCTTT TTTCCATCCCTGCAAGAATTAAGTCCAATTCAG GTTCTTACCCTGCGAGAAACTCAATT GTTCTTACCGAGGGTAAACAAAAGGATGTACTTAAAGCTGCTGGTGCATTGTTTTCACATATTTGTGAGGTTTAG
- the LOC133745252 gene encoding uncharacterized protein LOC133745252 isoform X2, which yields MRNDATSDIQFMISLSRMLMATMWILVCTRGMFYLLSMLPNVCVPKACFTYSQSILENSIAPNLCKSKYKIYFYFLTVNIWLTSTSLQLILLVSPLKDSRYYLIDYLTMSFPVSIPARIKSNSGSYRG from the exons ATGAGGAATGATGCGACTAGTGATATTCAATTTATGATCTCACTGTCAAG GATGCTAATGGCAACGATGTGGATCTTAGTGTGTACAAGGGGAATGTTCTACTTATTGTCAATGCTTCCAAATG taTGTGTTCCGAAAGCTTGCTTCACCTATTCTCAGTCAATATTGGAAAACTCAATTGCGCCAAATCTTTGTAAGTCAAAATATAAGATCTACTTCTACTTCTTAACAGTTAATATTTGGCTTACTTCTACTTCTTTACAGTTAATCCTTCTTGTTTCTCCTCTAAAGGACAGCAGATACTATTTAATTGATTATCTTACAATGTCCTTTCCAGTTTCCATCCCTGCAAGAATTAAGTCCAATTCAG GTTCTTACCGAGGGTAA
- the LOC133745252 gene encoding uncharacterized protein LOC133745252 isoform X4, whose translation MYVFRKLASPILSQYWKTQLRQIFLILLVSPLKDSRYYLIDYLTMSFPVSIPARIKSNSGSYPARNSIVLTEGKQKDVLKAAGALFSHICEV comes from the exons ATG taTGTGTTCCGAAAGCTTGCTTCACCTATTCTCAGTCAATATTGGAAAACTCAATTGCGCCAAATCTTT TTAATCCTTCTTGTTTCTCCTCTAAAGGACAGCAGATACTATTTAATTGATTATCTTACAATGTCCTTTCCAGTTTCCATCCCTGCAAGAATTAAGTCCAATTCAG GTTCTTACCCTGCGAGAAACTCAATT GTTCTTACCGAGGGTAAACAAAAGGATGTACTTAAAGCTGCTGGTGCATTGTTTTCACATATTTGTGAGGTTTAG